A region of Streptomyces sp. NBC_01788 DNA encodes the following proteins:
- a CDS encoding 4Fe-4S dicluster domain-containing protein, giving the protein MTDGNTTALNAAGGDPSEARNLLFGPLPNVAQASGYADAPPRMGFFTDTSVCIGCKACEVACKEWNAVPEDGLELTGMSYDNTQGLGASTWRHVAFIEQRRPLGGGREPEAGGGGFDAFEAARQLGSTPSTAPDSAPAGAPADAISPVSPEGRTELRWLMSSDVCKHCTHAACLDVCPTGALFRTEFGTVVVQEDVCNGCGYCVPACPYGVIDQRKEDGRVWKCTLCYDRLGVGMEPACAKSCPTDSIQFGPLDELRERAATRVAQLHSAGVTDARLYGESPDDGVGGDGAFFLLLDEPEVYGLPPDPVVTTRDLPSMWKHAATAAVSLAALGVAAFARRPR; this is encoded by the coding sequence ATGACCGACGGCAACACGACGGCGCTGAACGCGGCGGGCGGCGACCCGTCGGAAGCACGAAACCTGTTGTTCGGGCCGCTGCCGAACGTGGCGCAGGCGTCCGGATACGCCGACGCCCCGCCCCGGATGGGCTTCTTCACCGACACCTCCGTGTGCATCGGCTGCAAGGCCTGCGAGGTGGCGTGCAAGGAGTGGAACGCCGTGCCGGAGGACGGCCTCGAACTGACCGGCATGTCCTACGACAACACCCAGGGGCTCGGAGCCAGCACCTGGCGGCACGTCGCCTTCATCGAGCAGCGCAGGCCGCTGGGCGGCGGTCGGGAACCGGAGGCGGGCGGCGGCGGTTTCGACGCGTTCGAGGCGGCCCGGCAGCTCGGTTCCACGCCCTCCACCGCGCCGGACTCGGCCCCGGCGGGCGCGCCGGCCGACGCGATCTCCCCGGTGTCGCCCGAAGGGCGGACCGAGCTGCGCTGGCTGATGTCGTCCGACGTGTGCAAGCACTGCACCCACGCGGCCTGCCTCGACGTGTGTCCCACCGGTGCGCTGTTCCGCACCGAGTTCGGGACCGTCGTGGTCCAGGAGGACGTGTGCAACGGCTGCGGCTACTGCGTGCCCGCATGCCCGTACGGGGTCATCGACCAGCGCAAGGAGGACGGCCGGGTCTGGAAGTGCACCCTGTGCTACGACCGGCTCGGCGTCGGCATGGAACCGGCCTGCGCCAAGTCGTGCCCCACCGACTCCATCCAGTTCGGCCCGCTGGACGAGCTGCGTGAACGGGCGGCCACGCGCGTGGCGCAGCTCCACTCAGCCGGTGTCACCGACGCCCGGCTGTACGGGGAGAGCCCGGACGACGGGGTGGGCGGCGACGGCGCGTTCTTCCTGCTGCTCGACGAGCCCGAGGTGTACGGCCTGCCGCCCGACCCGGTGGTCACCACCCGGGATCTGCCCTCGATGTGGAAGCACGCGGCGACGGCGGCCGTGTCGCTCGCGGCTCTGGGCGTCGCCGCTTTCGCCAGGAGGCCGCGATGA
- the nrfD gene encoding NrfD/PsrC family molybdoenzyme membrane anchor subunit produces MSESDVTREGVKGARPGRDAPADDAAGHGRHRRRRGRGEQSMVPEARFSSYYGKPVLKRPTWKSVDIAGYLYLGGLAGGSSLLAAGAQATGRPALARTAKLGAAGAISASLVALVHDLGRPARFVNMLRVFKPTSPMSVGSWLLAGYAPLTVVAAATDVARRYRLLGAGATAGAAVLGPAVATYTAVLISDTAVPSWHEGYREMPFVFAGSGASAAAGLALAFVPGEQAGPAHRLALLAAGLEMGAFQLMKRRMGLAAEPFGQGDAGRLLRAAELLTAGGTALAAVAGRRRGGRALAVAAGLALLSGSAALRFGVFHAGVASAEDPKYTVVPQRERLRTAGTD; encoded by the coding sequence ATGAGCGAGTCCGACGTCACCCGTGAGGGTGTGAAGGGGGCGCGGCCCGGCCGGGACGCCCCGGCCGACGACGCGGCCGGGCACGGGCGGCACCGGCGTCGCCGCGGACGCGGCGAGCAGTCGATGGTCCCGGAGGCCCGGTTCTCCTCCTACTACGGAAAACCGGTCCTGAAGAGGCCGACCTGGAAGTCCGTCGACATCGCCGGCTACCTCTACCTCGGCGGCCTCGCCGGGGGATCGTCGCTGCTGGCGGCGGGGGCGCAGGCCACGGGGCGGCCGGCGCTGGCCCGGACGGCGAAGCTGGGCGCGGCGGGCGCGATCTCCGCCTCGCTGGTCGCGCTCGTGCACGACCTCGGGCGGCCCGCCCGTTTCGTCAACATGCTGCGCGTCTTCAAGCCCACCTCGCCGATGAGCGTGGGCTCCTGGCTGCTGGCCGGGTACGCGCCGCTGACGGTGGTCGCCGCGGCCACCGATGTCGCCCGCCGCTACCGCCTGCTGGGCGCCGGTGCGACGGCGGGTGCCGCCGTGCTGGGTCCGGCGGTCGCCACGTACACCGCCGTACTGATCTCCGACACGGCGGTGCCCTCGTGGCACGAGGGCTACCGGGAGATGCCCTTCGTGTTCGCCGGTTCCGGCGCCAGTGCGGCCGCCGGGCTGGCGCTGGCCTTCGTGCCGGGGGAGCAGGCGGGACCCGCGCACCGTTTGGCGCTGCTGGCGGCCGGACTGGAGATGGGCGCCTTCCAGCTGATGAAGCGCCGGATGGGCCTGGCGGCCGAGCCGTTCGGGCAGGGCGATGCCGGGCGTCTGCTGCGGGCGGCGGAGCTGCTCACGGCGGGCGGCACCGCGCTGGCGGCGGTCGCGGGGCGGCGCCGGGGTGGCCGCGCTCTGGCCGTGGCGGCCGGGCTGGCCCTGCTGTCCGGCTCCGCCGCGCTCAGGTTCGGCGTGTTCCACGCGGGCGTGGCCTCGGCGGAGGACCCCAAGTACACGGTCGTACCGCAACGGGAGCGCCTCCGGACCGCCGGCACGGACTGA
- a CDS encoding hemerythrin domain-containing protein, with amino-acid sequence MPSRSQVQRLLADGLDYEEAGHRLGVPAGQAFLIVTGLPADGGGTLTAAEQHRAGMPQESTQHLADPPAENPTGKDGTRRWLRRRAVTDRWMRQAAEQWDARPKGDRAPGDVHELTAVLTRDHDRVTHLLKQLKALPGMTKGGTGPDLARRESLVALIAQALESHEPAEQRHLWPAVRDALDTGDRLADRAVEQETEGMSTLTALRGASPDSEEFDELAERLESQVRRHVAFEDAVFTLLRENLPQEDRERLGAEVVEAWQSAPTVPHPHGRQD; translated from the coding sequence ATGCCCAGCCGCAGTCAGGTGCAGCGCCTGCTGGCGGACGGTCTCGACTACGAGGAGGCCGGACACCGGCTGGGGGTGCCCGCCGGTCAGGCCTTCCTGATCGTCACGGGGTTGCCCGCCGACGGCGGCGGCACCCTCACCGCCGCCGAGCAGCACCGGGCCGGTATGCCCCAGGAGTCCACCCAGCACCTCGCCGACCCGCCCGCCGAGAACCCCACCGGCAAGGACGGGACGCGACGGTGGCTGCGGCGGAGGGCCGTCACCGACCGCTGGATGCGACAGGCCGCCGAACAGTGGGACGCCCGTCCGAAGGGCGACCGCGCACCCGGTGACGTGCACGAGCTGACAGCCGTGCTGACCCGTGACCACGACCGTGTCACCCACCTGCTGAAGCAGTTGAAGGCGCTTCCTGGAATGACGAAGGGCGGCACCGGGCCCGACCTGGCACGCCGGGAATCCCTGGTCGCTCTGATCGCACAGGCGCTGGAGAGCCACGAACCGGCCGAACAGCGCCATCTGTGGCCGGCCGTGCGCGACGCGCTCGACACCGGTGACCGGCTGGCCGACCGGGCGGTCGAGCAGGAAACCGAGGGCATGAGCACGCTGACGGCCCTCCGGGGCGCCTCCCCGGACAGCGAGGAGTTCGACGAGCTGGCCGAACGGCTGGAGAGCCAGGTGCGCCGGCATGTGGCGTTCGAGGATGCCGTCTTCACCCTGCTGCGGGAGAATCTTCCGCAGGAGGACCGCGAGCGCCTGGGGGCCGAGGTCGTCGAGGCCTGGCAGAGCGCGCCGACCGTGCCGCACCCGCACGGACGGCAGGACTGA
- the fdh gene encoding formate dehydrogenase — MGVRTWIDSWPVYRQLKGTDPLGRGAAAKSGPSARLTPRVASADRVVKSICPYCAVGCGQNVYVEDERVTQIEGDPDSPISRGRLCPKGAASLQLTTGSAREHYVLYRRPHGTRWERLDLDTAMDMIADRVIEARRAGWQWEADDTRTRRTMGIASLGGATLDNEENYLIKKLFTALGAIQIENQARVUHSSTVPSLGTSFGRGGATNFQQDLQNSDCIVIQGSNMAECHPVGFQWVMEAKARGAKLVHVDPRFTRTSALADVHVPLRAGSDIAFLGAIINYVLSNDKYFRDYVVAYTNGPVLLREDFQDTEDLDGVFSGLDPDGGTYDSTSWQYEGMEMQAASGKRDLEYEKRTGRRSLVSESARGEAHGSGGADIGEGHPERDETMTHPRCVFQVLKRHYARYTPEMVERICGVPQDLFRQVCELVTENSGRERTTAFAYAVGWTQHTVGVQYIRAAAVLQTLLGNIGRPGGGIMALRGHASIQGSTDIPTLFDLLPGYIPMPHAHLNDDLDSFVQGEAARNGYWGNMRSYLVSLLKAYWGEAATPDNEFCFDYLPRLTGSHSTYETVMAQMEGVCKGYFLLGENPAVGSANAKMQRLGMANLDWLVVRDFSLIESATWWKDGPEIESGEMRTEDIRTEVFFLPAAAHTEKDGSFTNTQRLLQWHHQAVEPPGEARSDLWFTFHLGRIIRRKLAGSADPMDRPVLDLTWDYPTKGETAEPEAEAVLAEINGFDAEGRPLASYEQLTPDGSTACGCWIYCGVYADGVNQAARRKPGKEQNWVANQWGWAWPANRRILYNRASADPDGKPWSERKALVWWDEDEAQWTGHDIADFAKEKSPHHRPPPDATGPQALSGIDPFVMQADGKAWLYAPSGLTDGPLPTHYEPQESPFPNLLYGQQRNPARYVTRSLPDNRYEPSAGEPGSEVFPFVATTYRLTEHHTAGGMSRWLPYLAELQPEFFCEVSPELAAERGLEHTGWATIVSARAVIEARVLVTDRVPPLTVHGRTLHQVGLPYHWGPNGYSTGDAANELLHLSLDPNVHIQEAKAFGVDIRPGRRPRGPAAVELVRSYQARAGIDEHTGTQP, encoded by the coding sequence ATGGGTGTACGCACATGGATCGACTCCTGGCCGGTCTACCGCCAGCTCAAGGGCACGGACCCGCTGGGCCGCGGGGCGGCCGCCAAGAGCGGGCCCAGCGCACGGCTCACTCCGCGGGTCGCCTCCGCCGACCGGGTGGTGAAGTCGATCTGTCCGTACTGCGCCGTCGGCTGCGGCCAGAACGTCTACGTCGAGGACGAGCGGGTCACACAGATCGAGGGCGACCCGGACTCCCCCATCTCCCGCGGCAGGCTGTGCCCCAAGGGCGCGGCCAGTCTTCAGCTCACCACGGGCAGTGCCCGTGAGCACTACGTCCTCTACCGGCGCCCGCACGGCACCCGATGGGAGCGGCTCGACCTCGACACGGCGATGGACATGATCGCCGACCGGGTGATCGAGGCCCGTCGCGCCGGCTGGCAGTGGGAGGCCGACGACACCCGCACCCGGCGCACGATGGGCATCGCAAGCCTGGGCGGGGCGACGCTGGACAACGAGGAGAACTATCTGATCAAGAAGCTCTTCACGGCGCTGGGCGCGATCCAGATCGAGAACCAGGCCCGTGTTTGACACTCCTCCACCGTTCCCAGTCTGGGAACCTCGTTCGGCCGCGGCGGCGCGACCAACTTCCAGCAGGACCTGCAGAACTCGGACTGCATCGTCATCCAGGGCTCGAACATGGCCGAGTGCCATCCGGTCGGGTTCCAGTGGGTGATGGAGGCGAAGGCCCGTGGCGCGAAGCTGGTCCACGTCGACCCGCGGTTCACCCGCACCAGCGCGCTGGCCGACGTGCACGTGCCGCTGCGCGCCGGCTCGGACATCGCCTTCCTCGGCGCGATCATCAACTACGTCCTGAGCAACGACAAGTACTTCCGCGACTACGTCGTGGCCTACACCAACGGGCCCGTGCTGCTGCGCGAGGACTTCCAGGACACCGAGGACCTCGACGGCGTGTTCTCCGGCCTCGATCCCGACGGCGGCACGTACGACAGCACGAGCTGGCAGTACGAGGGCATGGAGATGCAGGCGGCTTCCGGCAAGCGCGACCTGGAGTACGAGAAGCGCACGGGCCGGCGCAGCCTGGTGAGCGAGTCGGCACGTGGTGAGGCCCACGGTTCGGGCGGCGCGGACATCGGCGAGGGCCACCCCGAGCGCGACGAGACGATGACCCACCCGCGGTGTGTGTTCCAGGTGCTCAAGCGGCACTACGCCCGCTACACCCCGGAGATGGTCGAGCGGATCTGCGGGGTGCCGCAGGACCTGTTCCGCCAGGTGTGCGAGCTCGTGACCGAGAACTCCGGGCGCGAGCGGACCACCGCGTTCGCGTACGCGGTGGGCTGGACCCAGCACACCGTGGGGGTGCAGTACATCCGCGCCGCCGCCGTGCTGCAGACCCTGCTCGGCAACATCGGCCGGCCGGGCGGCGGCATCATGGCCCTGCGCGGGCACGCCTCCATCCAGGGGTCGACGGACATCCCCACCCTGTTCGACCTGCTGCCCGGCTACATCCCGATGCCGCACGCCCATCTGAACGACGACCTGGACTCCTTCGTCCAGGGCGAGGCGGCGCGCAACGGCTACTGGGGCAACATGCGTTCCTACCTGGTGAGCCTGCTCAAGGCGTACTGGGGTGAGGCGGCGACGCCCGACAACGAGTTCTGCTTCGACTACCTGCCGCGGCTCACGGGCTCCCATTCCACCTACGAGACGGTGATGGCCCAGATGGAAGGCGTCTGCAAGGGCTACTTCCTGCTGGGAGAGAACCCCGCGGTGGGCTCCGCCAACGCAAAGATGCAGCGGCTGGGCATGGCCAACCTGGACTGGCTGGTGGTTCGCGACTTCTCCCTCATCGAGTCGGCCACCTGGTGGAAGGACGGCCCGGAGATCGAGAGCGGGGAGATGCGCACGGAGGACATCCGCACCGAGGTGTTCTTCCTGCCGGCCGCCGCGCACACCGAGAAGGACGGCAGTTTCACCAACACGCAGCGGCTGCTGCAGTGGCACCACCAGGCCGTCGAACCGCCCGGCGAGGCGCGCAGCGACCTGTGGTTCACCTTCCACCTCGGCCGCATCATCCGGCGCAAGCTCGCCGGTTCGGCCGACCCGATGGACCGGCCGGTGCTCGACCTGACCTGGGACTATCCCACGAAGGGCGAGACCGCCGAGCCCGAGGCGGAGGCCGTGCTCGCCGAGATCAACGGGTTCGACGCCGAGGGCCGGCCGCTGGCGTCCTACGAGCAGCTGACCCCGGACGGTTCCACCGCGTGCGGCTGCTGGATCTACTGCGGTGTGTACGCCGACGGCGTCAACCAGGCCGCGCGCCGCAAGCCGGGCAAGGAACAGAACTGGGTCGCCAACCAGTGGGGCTGGGCGTGGCCCGCCAACCGCCGGATCCTGTACAACCGGGCCTCGGCCGACCCCGACGGCAAACCGTGGAGCGAGCGCAAGGCGCTGGTGTGGTGGGACGAGGACGAGGCGCAGTGGACCGGCCACGACATCGCCGACTTCGCCAAGGAGAAGTCGCCGCACCACCGGCCGCCGCCGGACGCGACCGGCCCCCAGGCCCTGTCGGGCATCGACCCCTTCGTGATGCAGGCCGACGGCAAGGCCTGGCTGTACGCGCCGTCCGGGCTCACGGACGGGCCGCTGCCGACGCACTACGAGCCGCAGGAGTCGCCGTTCCCGAACCTCCTGTACGGGCAGCAGCGCAATCCGGCGCGGTACGTGACGCGGTCGCTTCCGGACAACCGCTACGAACCCAGTGCCGGCGAGCCGGGTTCGGAGGTGTTCCCGTTCGTGGCCACCACCTACCGGCTCACCGAGCACCACACGGCGGGCGGCATGTCCCGCTGGCTGCCCTATCTGGCGGAGCTGCAACCGGAGTTCTTCTGCGAGGTGTCGCCGGAACTGGCCGCCGAGCGCGGTCTGGAGCACACCGGCTGGGCGACGATCGTCAGTGCCCGGGCCGTCATCGAGGCACGGGTGCTGGTCACCGACCGGGTGCCGCCGCTGACCGTGCACGGCCGCACCCTGCACCAGGTGGGCCTGCCCTACCACTGGGGCCCGAACGGCTACAGCACCGGCGACGCCGCCAACGAACTGCTCCACCTCTCCCTCGACCCCAACGTCCACATCCAGGAGGCCAAGGCGTTCGGCGTCGACATCCGCCCGGGCCGCCGCCCGAGGGGACCGGCCGCGGTGGAACTGGTCCGCTCCTACCAGGCGCGGGCGGGCATCGACGAGCACACCGGAACCCAGCCCTGA
- the selD gene encoding selenide, water dikinase SelD produces the protein MTATHETPVRLTQFAHGGGCACKIPPGELEDVLGGLATVLPDTGDTPLLVGLATGDDAAVVALPAGGGATQAVVSTADFFTPVVDDPYDWGRIAAANALSDVYAMGGRPVLAVNLLAWPRDVLPFELAREVLRGGLEVAAEAGCHVGGGHSVDDPEPKYGMAVTGLADPARLLRNDAGRPGLPLTLTKPLGLGVLNNRHKATGERFEQAVATMVALNRDACAAALAAGASCATDVTGFGLLGHLHKLARASDVTAVIDTAAVPYLDGAREAVRDGYVSGGTRRNLAWVEPFTDFGGADAGTRLLLADAQTSGGLLIAGEVPGFPVIGELVPRGAHSVVLR, from the coding sequence GTGACCGCCACCCATGAAACCCCCGTACGGCTCACCCAGTTCGCCCATGGTGGCGGCTGTGCCTGCAAGATTCCGCCGGGTGAGCTGGAGGACGTGCTCGGCGGGCTGGCCACGGTGCTGCCGGACACCGGGGACACCCCGCTGCTCGTCGGGCTGGCCACCGGGGACGACGCGGCCGTCGTGGCGCTGCCTGCGGGGGGCGGCGCCACGCAGGCGGTGGTGTCCACCGCCGACTTCTTCACCCCCGTCGTCGACGACCCCTACGACTGGGGACGCATCGCCGCGGCCAACGCCCTGTCGGACGTGTACGCGATGGGCGGCCGCCCCGTCCTCGCGGTCAACCTGCTGGCCTGGCCGCGGGACGTGCTGCCCTTCGAGCTGGCCCGCGAGGTGCTGCGCGGCGGTCTCGAGGTCGCCGCCGAGGCCGGCTGCCATGTGGGCGGCGGGCACAGCGTCGACGACCCCGAACCCAAGTACGGCATGGCCGTCACCGGCCTGGCCGATCCCGCCCGGCTGCTGCGCAACGACGCCGGCCGGCCGGGTCTGCCCCTGACCCTGACCAAACCGCTCGGCCTCGGCGTACTGAACAACCGCCACAAGGCCACCGGCGAGCGGTTCGAGCAGGCCGTGGCCACCATGGTGGCCCTCAACCGGGACGCCTGCGCCGCCGCCCTGGCCGCCGGGGCCTCCTGCGCCACCGATGTGACGGGCTTCGGCCTCCTGGGCCATCTGCACAAACTCGCCCGCGCCTCGGACGTGACGGCGGTGATCGACACCGCCGCCGTGCCCTACCTGGACGGCGCCCGCGAGGCCGTACGCGACGGCTACGTCAGCGGCGGCACACGGCGCAACCTGGCCTGGGTGGAGCCGTTCACCGACTTCGGCGGCGCCGACGCCGGCACCCGCCTCCTGCTGGCGGACGCCCAGACCTCCGGCGGCCTCCTGATCGCCGGGGAGGTCCCCGGCTTTCCGGTGATCGGTGAACTCGTCCCGCGCGGGGCCCACTCCGTCGTCCTGAGGTGA